The Candidatus Omnitrophota bacterium genome segment CTACGGAGCTTGCCAGCGTAGTAAACTTCATCCCTGCCGGTGTTTCGCCGGCGTATTCTCTATTCACAATCATTACACCGTTAGCTTCCGGCACTATTGCCACTATGCACTCAAAGCATCCGCATGATGTCATTGGTGATTCCATGATCGAATATGTGGACATCTGGCTTACATGCTGGTGGGACGCATTGTGAACAAAAGTGTTTATTCCTTCCCAGATACCTTTTACAGCATCAATAGCGTTACCCTTCTTTATAGGCTGATTACCACCCGTCGGCGTGATTTCGTGCGCTGCCTTGGCATCGAGCCATGAGTAGGCGCCGCAAAGTCCGAGCCTCTCAGGGCTCACGACGCAGATATGATCAGGCGCAAAGCTTTGACAAAGCGCGCAGCTATAGAAGGTATCTACTGATTCATCAGTCATGCCCGCAAGACGCGCGTCGCGCGCTTCATAGGTTTTGCGAGCTTCAGGCAAAATATTATTTACCCCTTTTTCATCCGTAATAAGTTTAACCTGAACTTTGTCTATAATCGCTCCATATTCGTCATGGAATTTTGTAATCAGCAGATCGCCGAAATGGCGGATCTTAAATCCTGCATTCTTGGCGTCCTTGGAGATCCTTACCCAGTTCATGTCACGCTGGCCCATATGAAATATGCCCATCGCGTAATTCAGGAACTTATGTATTTGACGCTCCAGTATGGGTTCAAAATCCTGTATCATCTTACGTCCGGCTACTTCTATCAGTATACCGAGGGGCGCAGACGATCCCTCCGCCATTTTATCGATCTCAGGCCCTATAACCTCTATGCGGCCATTCTCTATCTCTTCAGGCTTTCCCATCTTCAAATACTCAAAGGCCGGCGAGTATTTACCGCCGAACTGAACGAACATATTCTCTTTTCTGACGCGCTCGCCCTCAAAGGCCGCTGAACACGGGACAGGTATCGGCACTTTTGTAACTTTTATCTTGATCCCCCTTACCTCGATGCAGCGCTGCACTATTTTCTTGTGATCCAGTTCTTTCACCAAAGCCTCATACGTCGTAATACCGGATGGTTTTATCTCAGGTATATCTGTATCAGCTATGATCGGAAAGCCCATGTTTATAGCGCCGGCGCCCGTAGCATATTTTATGTCGTCAAGCTCACCAAGAACGAGGCCGAACGCGAATACTCTCTCTTTCGTGTACATGAGGCATTTCGACGCGTCTCCGGACTTAATTCCACCAAATGTCAACGCCGCCCTTATCGCCCAGTTGAGGGCGTAGATACCGGATATGGTATCTCTGCCGTAAGGAACGATATAATTTTCCCAGCCCATCTGTATCTTCTCTTCTATCAGTTGGTCTATGATGGAACGCCCCTTGACCGATGAGCCGACAAATATCAATATGCTTCTTTCCTGGAGCTGCCGGATTATATCGACGGCTGTTTTATTGTCCGGCGCCGCGCCCAGAACCGCCGCGAAACCGGCCATTCGGCCGTCGACCAATTGTATCCCAAGCGTGCGCAGGATCGTATCCGAAAAGAAGCCATTACAATCTTTTTGAGGCTCCTTGTTATATAAATAGCGTAATGCGACGATAATCTCTTCATTAAACAACGTTGCCATGCCGGCATTAAGCGCATCACCCAAATAAGGCAGCCACACTTTCTCCGAAGGCATTTCAGGAAGAAGAGACTTGGCGTGTTCGAGTATCGGCACCATATCCTTCAACGTCTCAACCTTCGCGCCTAAAAGGGCATTCGCCATAGGCAGATAAAATGCTGTATCCGGGAAATTGACCTTCTCGGATGTCCCCTTCTCCTTTATCGCTTTATCTAAAAATTCGGACGCCTGTTTATATATCTCACGAGCACCGCGAATTACAGATTCTGCAACAACTTTAGACATACATATTCTCCTTATCTTTACCTTTAATATGTTCTATAATATCAGGATAGCCGAAGCTCTCCTCTGTCAGTCTATCCCTGAACGGTACAATGTCTATCCCGTCTTTTATTAATCTTAAAAATATACCGCCATTAGCCACCTTTCCAGCCAGTACTACCCCAACCAGGCGGTTATTTTTAATAACAAATTTTTTATACGTCCCGGCTTTTGCATTCTTTAATTTTATCTCTTCGAACCCCTGTCCATCCTTTACCTTAAATATTCCAAAAGACATCGTCGGCAACCCGAAAAACTCCAGAGAATTCATCCCAAGCGAACCTTCATATTTAACCTTTTCTCCCGCCATATTCGCGCCTGCAACTCTTCCCTGCCATACGGCAATAGGCCAGAGCGCGTTCACACACCCCGCCTTCAGAGTAATATCATAAGCCTCGCATACATCTCCAGCCGCATAGATATTGGGAACTGCTGTGCGCAACGTGTTATCTGCTATTATACCTTCGTTCACTTTAATGTCTGTTCCGCTTACCATATCAATATTAGGCGCAACTCCTTTACTGACTATCAGTATTGAAGCCTCTATTGTCTTGCCGGAATCTAACTTTAACGCCTTAATATTGTCTTCACCAACTACCTCAGCCACATCGTGGCCGAAGATAAGTTCGACACCGTTTGATTCCAGCTTATTCTGGACAAGCTGGGCAGCCTCCCGGTCGAGCACCTGCGATAAAACCTGCCCGGATTTGACTATGACCTTTACTTTGAGGCCTCTCTTCTTCAAGGCATAAGCAGCCTTCAGCCCGACCAGGCCCCCGCCGGAAATACAGGCTGGCTTGCTCGCCGCGACAAGCGTATTAAGTTCTTTAGCATCCCGGATCGTCCTGAATCCATAAACGCCTTTTTTGTCTATGCCTTTTATCTCCGGCATCTTGGGCGAAGAGCCTGTAGCAATAAGGAGGCTGTCGAATTCATGTTTCGTCTTGTCCTCAAAGTAGACCGCGTTCTTCTTCGGTTCAACGCGCGTGATCTTTTTATTCAGGATTAGTTCAATATTATTCTCTTTATAAAAACTGTCTGCCCTGTATAATATTTCTTTCTCCTTAATGTCCCCGGCGAGATAGTACGAAATGAGACAGCGACAATAAGACGGGTAATCTTCATCCGAAATCATAGCTATCCGTGACTCTTTATCTTTCTTACGGATAGCTTCCGCCGCCGATATGCCCGCTGCTGAATTCCCTATAATAATATAGCGCTTCATTTAAACACCTCTTCCTGCCATATAACTGCGCCTGTAGGGCATGCTTTTACACAAGCCGGTTCGTCTTTATCGGCACATTTATCGCAGCGCACCGGCATCTTCTTTTTTAAATTGGGGCGGACAGCGCCGTATGGGCATACCATGACGCACATCCAGCAGCCGACACAGCGCTTCTCATCGTGCAGGACCATCCCCTTCGTCTTATCAAAGATAAGCGCTGAGGCCATGCAGGCGTCAACACATTTTGCGTCCTTGCAATGCCTGCATGAAACAGGATAATTTTTCCCGCGCGAACATAGCACTTTTTTTCGCGGCAGAGAGGGCATCTCTTCTTTTATTGCCTTAAAGAGATCCCCGCTCGCTGAATGAGCCACCGCGCAGGCAATCTCGCAGGACTTGCACCCTAAACATTTTTTTACTCCATAATATAACGTCTTCACTTTTGGTACATCCAGGGTTTAAGATTAAGCGCTTTACGCTTCTTGTCTATGTGAGCTATCATCAGGTCGGCCATCTTTATTGGGTCATCGCAGAACTCAAACCTTCCTCCGACGGCACTCTCAATACCCTTCGTCAGATACTCCGTCAGATTAGCGCTTCCCAGAGTGGCAAAAGGAAGTGAGCCAAATACGGTGTATACTCCCGAGGCGACAAAATAAAAACCGATCGTTATCGCTTTCTCTGACATCCATTCGGGCGCGCAGCCTGCGGCCGGTATATCCGACAAATCCTGGCCCAGTCCGCCTTCCTCTATAATATGAGACGCGGCTGTCAGTATACGTGAATTATCGACACATGCGCCCATGTGCAGTACCGGCGGTATGCCGACCGCCTCGCATATCTCCTGCAATCCCTTGCCGGCATAAGTCTTGGCCGCTTCCGGCACCAGCAACCCCTGTTTCGCGCAGGCTATCGCGGCGCATCCGGTCTGAAGTACCAGCACATCGTTCTTTATTAATTCCTTCACAAGCGTCGTATGATAATAATCGTGAGTCTGCTTCGGGTTGTTGCATCCTACCACGCCGGCCAATCCCCTAAGGCGTCCGGATATGATAGCCTCATTCAAAGGCTTATATGTTGAACGATATTTGCCTCCCAATATCTGGAAAACTATCTCTTTCGTAAAACCTGCCACCAGATCCATCTCGTGTTTTGGGATGTTGACCCTTCCCTTATTTCTATTGGAAAAATTTTCCACGCCTATCCTTACTATCTGCTTGGCCACATCATAAGCATTGTCAGGGGTAAATTCTATATGTTGTACGCCGGGGAAACGGGCCTTCGTGCTTGTCGTAATGAGTTTCGTATGAAAACAACTCGCTACCTCATGGAGGGCCGGCATTATACATTGGACATCTACCATCATAACTTCCACCGCGCCGGTTATTATGGCCAACTCCTGCTGAAGAAAATTACCCGCGACCGGAATACCGTTACGCATCAGGACTTCGTTAGCGCTGCAGCAGATACCGGCAAGATTGATACCTTCGGCGCCTTTTACCTTAGCAAGCTTTACCAATTCAGGATCTTTGCAGGCCTTGACCGCCATATCCGACAGGACTGGTTCATGGCCATGCACTACGATGTTGACAAAACCTTCCCTCAGAACTCCGAGATTCACTTTTCCCCTTACAGGCATCGGACTGCCAAGAATGGCATCCTGAACTTCGGTCGCGATCATCGATCCGCCCCAACCGTCCGAAAGCGCACATCGCATACCGTTTTTTATCATATTCTTATAATCGTTGTCCACGCCCATAGTTGTGGTATGTAAAAGCTCTACGACTTCCCTGTCTATACCGCGCGGTGTAATGCCAAGATCCTTCCATATCTTCTGCCGTTTTTTAGGGGCCCTTTTGCAAAATACCAGTTCGCCATCCTGTTTCCCGAACTCTTCGAGGAGTTTTTTGGAAAGTTCTCTGGTAATATCGGATATCGGCTTTGAGCTGTCGATGCCAAATTCTTCCGCAAGCTTCTTAAATTTATCGACGTCGAGTATTTCGTAATTGTGTGTATGAGAATCCTTGCCATGCCCATGCTCATGCATGCGAACGTCCGAGATAAGCGATAACATATGCGCGACATCCCTGCCGTGATCGGAATGAGCGGACGCGCCAACCGCTATTTTCCTGACAAGGTTTCTCGCCGCTATGGTATCGGCGTTTGCGCCGCACACACCGGTGTTAGCGCCCTCTCCAAACGGATCTATGCGGCACGGTCCCATGTTACAGACTGTGCAGCATGCTCCGAGTTGACCAAAACCGCATTGAGGTTGCTGTTCTCCAAGCCTATCCCAAACAGTCTCGATGCTCTCACATCTTGCCTTTTCAAGCATCTCCTGCGTAGCTAAATCTATGGATTTTTTCTTCACATCTGACATTTATTTTCTCTCCTTTACAATCCCGCTGTCTCTAAAACAAGCGGGACCTTCTTATCCCAGCCTATCGGCATGATATGTATGCCCTGACACAACGGCTTAAGCTCTCTAATAAGCCGCGCAGCTATCTCTATCGATTTTGCACTCTTATCTTTCGTCTCTTCCATCTCTTTAATAAGATTGTCGGGCACGAAGACTCCCGCGACATTCTTATTCATATATCTTGCCATTCCCGCGGATTTCAGCAATACTATGCCGCCCAATATCTTTGTCTTTAAATGCCGCGTGGCGTCCAAGAATCTTTTGAATAACTCCATATCGTAGATAGCCTGCGTCTGGAAAAATAGCGCGCCGGATTCTATCTTTTTCTCCATCTTTATGATTTCCGGCTCGAGCGGATCCGCGCCCGGGTTTACTACCGCGCCTACACAGAATTTTGGCGCCCCCTTTAACGCGTTGCCTTTCATGTCCTTGCCTTCCTGCAAAAGTTTTATCGCGTCCAGAAGCTCAATAGAGCCTAAATCAAATACAGGCTTAGCCTCGGGATGATCGCCGAGCGTCGGATAATCCCCCGTAAGGGCAAGCACATTTTCTATGCCGAGTATGGCGGCGGATAATAGATCGGACTGTAACGCAAGCCTGTTCCTGTCACGGCATGTCATCTGCAATATAGGCTCGATGCCCCTATCCTTTAAAAGATGGCACACCGCAAGCGAACCGACCCTTAATACGGAACTTTGCAGGTCCGTAACATTTATTGCGTCGACCTTGCCCTTTATAAGATCCGCATCTTCGAGCATCTCTTTGATATCGGTCCCTTTTGGGGGACCTATCTCGCTTGTAACTAAAAATTTGCCGGCTTTAATCTTATCGCAGAATGTCATCCCGTATTCCTATCCCACCGCCGCGGTGGGAATGTAGCTAACTACACGACACCGCGGCGGTGCAATTCATGAGTTTAAAACATAAAACTATTCTTAAACAATTCAACAGTATTACGCATAAGTATAGTAGTTGTGATCGGCCCTACACCGCCGGGAACAGGCGTGATGAAAGACGCTTTTGCTGAAGCGGCCTCAAACTCCACATCGCCGACTATCTTGTCCGCTACTCTATTTATCCCTACGTCTACAACAATAGCGCCTTCTTTTATCCAATCACCTTTTATTATACCTGCCCTGCCTACCGCAACGACCAGCACCTCGGCTCTTTTTACATGATCGGCAAGCACGCCTCTTTCGCCGGTGGCTATGTGACAAACTGTCGTCGTCGCGAATTTATTTAGTAGCATCATGGCAAGCGGTTTGCCCACAATCTCTGAGTGGCCGACTATAACCGCCTCTTTCCCGTATAGATTTACTTTTGATGATTCCAATAATTCCATTACAGCCATGGCCGTACACGGGCCTATCCTGTACTGGCCCAGCAATATTTTCCCGAGGTTTTCCGGATGCATGCCCTCGGCATCTTTTGCGGGCGATATAAGATTAACTATCCTTTTTGCGTCTATACCCTTTGGCACCGGAAGCTGTAATATTATCGCCGATACGGCCGAATTACTATTTAACTCTTTAACAATATCTTCCGCTTCGGCCTGTGTAATCGTCGCTGGTAAGACTTTAAGTTCATACTCTATTCCAAGATTTTCCGCCGCCTTCTTCTGCGCTTTGACATACACGGCGCTCGACGCGTTATCTCCCATCTGCAAAGCAACCAGCTTAGGCGTCTTGCCGCTTTTAGCTTTAAGCGCTTCGACATCTGATTTTATCGACGTTCTAAGTCCTTCCGCTATTACTTTACCCTCTAAAAGTGCCGCACTCACCTGATTACCTCCTCGCATTTTTCCAAGAACTCTTCTTTTAACTTCGGCAGCTGCTCCTCCATCGGCTGCAGGATATTGTGGATACTGCCGATAAAATCCATATCCTTTATATATCTCATATTTATGTAGACGTTGTACTTCGCGGCAAAGAACGCGCCCTCCAGAAATATAACCGCTATCGCCGTATCCGTTATTAAATTTTTATTGCCGCATTCGATCAATCCATCGCATAATTTTAAACATTCCGCGGATATTCTGCATATATCGCAGGGAGGTTTTATGGCTTCTTTGTAGGCCATCTCCAGTTTCGAAGCGTCCTTAGTCTCCTTCATGATCTTCGACAATTTACTATAAGCTTCTACATCCATATCGATAAGGGCTTCGAGTTCTTTGCGCGCTTCAAGCGTCCTATTTAATATTTTCTTCGCATTCTCTTCGCCGGATTTATATTTCGGATTGCCTATAGTGTAATTTGCGACCATAGACATCAGCGCTACCCCTGCAGCCGCAGTAAGCGCGGCCGCGCTTCCGCCGCCAGGTGCCGGTTTTCGGGCAGCAAGATCACTTAAATAGGCTTCTACAGATCCTTTAATGTACATATCTTCGACCTCCCTTTGGCGTCGACATCCATGCACTCGCCCACCGGATGAGACGGCAGGCTCGGCATGGTAAGAATATTACCGCACAGCGCATATAAAAATCCCGCCCCGGCTGATGGGCGCACCTCGCGTATAGGCAATACAAAATCTTTCGGAGCGCCTTTAAGTTCCGGGTCATGCGACAAGGATAATGGCGTCTTTGCCATGCATATGGGCAATTTTGCCAAACCCAGTTTTTCAAAAATCTCTATATTTGCCTGGGCATGCGGCTCGAAATTCACATCTTTTGCGCCGTAAATTTTAGTGGCAATAATACGCATCTTCTCTTTTATGGATACACCGGACGGATACAGGCGCCTGAAATTACTCTTTACGGAAGCGGCCTTTACCACCGCCCTCGCGAGATCCTTACCGCCTGCCGAGCCTTTTTTATAAACTTCGCTTGCCACGCAGTCAAACGCGCCGGAGCTTAAAGCTATCTTTTTAACCAAATCTATCTCTTTGTCGGTGTCTGTGGCAAATCTGTTGACGGCGACAACGCAAGGCACGCCGTAAATGAGCACATTCTCTATCTGTTTTTTTAGGTTCTCGCAACCTGATTCAACTGCCTTTAAATCTTCTTTTTCGATCTCTTTGCCCAGCGCCTTACCCACGGTCATTTTGAACATTCCGGAATGTACTTTAAGCGCTCTTATCGAACATACCAGGACTGCGGCATCGGGCTTGAGTCCACTCTGGGCGCACTTTATATTAACAAATTTCTCCATCCCGCAGTCCGCTCCGAATCCGGATTCCGTAACCACAAAATCCGCCAATTTCAGCCCGACACGGTCGGCCAGAATGGAGCTGCTCCCATGCGTTATATTCGCGAATGGCCCTGTATGTATAATGCACGGCGTATTCTCGCCTGTCTGCACAAGGTTTGGCTTTATAGCGTCCTTTAATAACAGCGCCATGGCTCCCGCGACATGGATATCTTCGCACGTAACGGCCTTGCCTTCTTTGGTAAGGGCAAGGACTATCCTTGAAAGACGCCTCCTTAAATCCGGTATAGACTCGCATAATGCAAGGATAGCCATTATTTCGCTTGCCGCTGTTATGCAAAATCCGGTCTTCCTTTCGACGCCATGCTCACCGCCGCCTAAGGCTATCATGACGTTACGCAGCGCCCTGTCATTTACATCGACTACCCTGCGCCAGTATATCCTATCCGTATCTATGCCTAATCCATTGCCTCTATATAGATGATTGTCTATAAATGACGCACAAAGGTTATGAGCCTGGCTTACCGCGTGTATATCGCCTGTTAAGTGCAGATTGATATCGTCTTCCGGCAGTACCATAGCCTTACCACCGCCAACTCCTCCGCCTTTAACACCGAAGAACGGCCCGATAGAGGGCTGTCTTATGCAGGCAACCGTTTTCTTGCCGAGCTTATTCAGGGCCATCGATAGGCCTATCGTAGTAACGGTCTTTCCCTCACCCAAATGCGTCGGGGTGATGCCCGTTACAACGATATATTTGCCCTTTGACCGTAAATTCTTTTTAGACTTGAGGATGTCCAGGGATATCTTGGCCTTATGGTAACCATATGGCTCCAGATATCTGTTTGATATACCGAGCTTTGTGGCAATTGAATTGATTGGCTTTAGCGTCATTATATTAAAATAATTATGAGATAATCATTCTAATATAAGTGGGCGGGCAGGTCAATAGAATTTACCTATTTTTCAGCACAGGCTGCAGAAATAAGGTAAAGGCCTTTTAATGTCAGATCTTCGTCCGCCATCTGTATGGATTTAGCGTATTTTTTGATGAGTTTGGAGTTTCCGCCTGTGGCTATAATTTTCGCATCTTTACCCAGGATCTTCCTGTATTTGGCCGCCAAACCGTCGATCATAGCGCCAAAACCGAATAAGATGCCGCCTCTCATGCTATTTACAGTATCCTTGCCTATGATAGATGGGGCATCTTTTAACTCTACTTTTGGCAACAACGCCGTTCTTCTGTAAAGACTTGATAACGATAATTCTATTCCCGGCAATATAAGCCCGCCCAGATAATCGCCCTTTTTTGAGATTATATCGAAGGTTATAGCGGTCCCCGAATCAACCACTACTGCGGGAGCGCCGTAAAGCATCTTGGCCGCATAAGCATTCACAAGCCTATCCTGCCCCACCTCTTTCTTTATCCTGTATAAATTTTTTATCGGGACTATCTTGTCTTTGCCTAAAACGGTTATCTTTATATCAGATGATAGCTTACGGAGTTCCACTATAAACCGCGCTAATGACAAAGGAACGACGCTCGATATTACCGCCTCGCTCACATCGCCTATTTCGAAATGCGCCCGCGCTATAAGAGCTTTTATGCTACGGGCGTATAAGGAATATGAATTGGTCGGAATCTTCGTCTTCCTGGACAGCTTATTGCCTTTAAATAATCCAACTGTTATATTTGTATTTCCTATATCTACCGCTAATATATTTTTCATCTCGCTATCACCACGTCTCCAGAGGAAACTTTTTCCAGCACTCCTGAATCCAGCCGCACAACAAGCGCTCCGTCCGGATCTATATCATGAGCCAGCCCTTCGAATGTCCTGCCTGGCAGGCTTATCTTTACCCTCGATCCAAGCATGTCGGATAGATTCTTCCACGCTTCTACTATAGGCTCAAATCCTTTGCTGGCCAATAAATTATAACATCCTTCAAGTCTTTCCAGGATATTTTTTGTCAGTTCAACTCTTGATACCGCGCCTTTTATGCTGCGCCTGACAAGCCCTTCTTTTAATGAGGTGCCGGTTTTGGGCAACTGCTTAGATGGCGTATTCACGTTAATTCCTATGCCTAAAATAACAAAATCTACACAGTCTTGCTGGGCTTTCATCTCCGTTAAGATACCGCATATCTTCTTACCGTCTAACATTATATCGTTGGGCCACTTTATAGAAACATCAAGCGATGTAACTTCTCTGATCGCCCTAGTCACCGCCACTGCCGCCAGAAGAGTTATTCTCGGTATTTCATTCGGGGCTATCCTGGGTTTCAATATGCATGACATGTACACACCACCCTTCGGCGGAGAAGCCCAGCGCCTTCCGTGCCTGCCTTTACCTTTGGACTGTTCTTCCGCGAGAATTATCGTGCCCTCCTTTATTCCTTTTTCCGCCAATTGATAGGCTAAATCATTTGTTGAATCGACTTTTTTATACGATATTATCTCTTTGCCGAAAACTTTTGTTTTCAGTTTCCATTTTATCTCGGAAGATATGAGCGCGTCGGGTACTGTTATAAGTTTATAGCCCAGATGAGGCACGGCTTCTATTTCATAACCTGCCTTGCGCAAGTCCTCTATGTGTTTCCATATAGCCGCCCTGGAGATGCCGGCATACTTACACAGCTCTTCGCCGGAAACATAGGAATCCCTGCTATGGCGCAGTACGTTTAATATCTTCTCGTCCAACATTCTCTTTTAACTCCTTTATCTGGTCGCGAAGGATGGCGGCGCGTTCAAACTGCAGATTCCTTGCCGCGACTTCCATATCGTGCTGTAATTCTCCGATCAATGACGTAACATCATACTCGTCGTCATTCTCCTCGACGACACTCTCAATAACTTCACGCGCTTTCTTATATGACTCGATGCCCTCCCTGACAGCCTTCTCTATCGAGCGCGGAGTTATATTATTTTTCTTATTAAATTCGATCTGTATCTCCCGGCGGCGGCTGGTCTCATCCATGGCTCTCTTCATGGATTTTGTAACGGTGTCCGCGTACATCAGCACTTCGCCGTTTATATGGCGTGCCGCGCGGCCCGCCACCTGTATAAGGCTTGTGCCGGAACGCAAGAATCCTTCTTTATCAGCGTCGAGTATCGCCACCAGTGAAACTTCCGGCAGATCCAGCCCTTCTCTTAATAAATTTATTCCAACGAGACAATCGAACTTTCCTAACCTAAGGTCTCTTAGTATCTCTACCCTTTCTATAGCGTCGATTTCAGAGTGCAGATATTTCACTCTCAAGCCCATATCTTTTAAATAGCGCGCCAGGTCCTCTGAGAGCCGCTTTGTAAGAGTGGTGACCAGAATTCGTTCTTTTTTCTCGGCGCGCTTTTTTATCTCACCGACAAGATCGTCTATCTGTCCGGCTGTCGGCCTTACTTCTATCTTCGGATCTATAAGTCCGGTGGGTCTTATTACCTGCTCTATGATGCTACCTTTAGAGAGCCCTATCTCATATTCATCCGGAGTGGCGGAAACAAATACCGCCTTATTTATCATGCTTGAAAACTCTTCGAATCTTAAGGGTCTGTTATCAAGCGCCGACGGCAGCCTGAAGCCATACTCTATCAGTGTCTCTTTGCGCGCCTTGTCGCCCGCATGCATGCCCCTTATCTGCGGTATTGTCACATGCGACTCGTCTATAAAAAGAAGAAAATCTTTGGGGAAATAATCTATCAGGCACCACGGTCGCTCTCCCGACGGACGGCCGGATATATGGCGCGAATAATTCTCTATGCCGTTGCAATACCCCAGCTCGCGCATCATGTCGATATCATATTTCGTGCGCGATTCAAGCCTCTGCGCTTCCACCAACTTTCGCTGGCTCTTTAATTCATCGAGCCTG includes the following:
- the acsB gene encoding acetyl-CoA decarbonylase/synthase complex subunit alpha/beta; its protein translation is MSKVVAESVIRGAREIYKQASEFLDKAIKEKGTSEKVNFPDTAFYLPMANALLGAKVETLKDMVPILEHAKSLLPEMPSEKVWLPYLGDALNAGMATLFNEEIIVALRYLYNKEPQKDCNGFFSDTILRTLGIQLVDGRMAGFAAVLGAAPDNKTAVDIIRQLQERSILIFVGSSVKGRSIIDQLIEEKIQMGWENYIVPYGRDTISGIYALNWAIRAALTFGGIKSGDASKCLMYTKERVFAFGLVLGELDDIKYATGAGAINMGFPIIADTDIPEIKPSGITTYEALVKELDHKKIVQRCIEVRGIKIKVTKVPIPVPCSAAFEGERVRKENMFVQFGGKYSPAFEYLKMGKPEEIENGRIEVIGPEIDKMAEGSSAPLGILIEVAGRKMIQDFEPILERQIHKFLNYAMGIFHMGQRDMNWVRISKDAKNAGFKIRHFGDLLITKFHDEYGAIIDKVQVKLITDEKGVNNILPEARKTYEARDARLAGMTDESVDTFYSCALCQSFAPDHICVVSPERLGLCGAYSWLDAKAAHEITPTGGNQPIKKGNAIDAVKGIWEGINTFVHNASHQHVSQMSTYSIMESPMTSCGCFECIVAIVPEANGVMIVNREYAGETPAGMKFTTLASSVGGGNQTPGFLGVGRLYITSKKFILAEGGLKRIVWMPKELKEALGDKLKKRCEEIGDPDFLNKIADETVATDVVNLVQFMEKVGHPALTMPSMM
- a CDS encoding FAD-dependent oxidoreductase → MKRYIIIGNSAAGISAAEAIRKKDKESRIAMISDEDYPSYCRCLISYYLAGDIKEKEILYRADSFYKENNIELILNKKITRVEPKKNAVYFEDKTKHEFDSLLIATGSSPKMPEIKGIDKKGVYGFRTIRDAKELNTLVAASKPACISGGGLVGLKAAYALKKRGLKVKVIVKSGQVLSQVLDREAAQLVQNKLESNGVELIFGHDVAEVVGEDNIKALKLDSGKTIEASILIVSKGVAPNIDMVSGTDIKVNEGIIADNTLRTAVPNIYAAGDVCEAYDITLKAGCVNALWPIAVWQGRVAGANMAGEKVKYEGSLGMNSLEFFGLPTMSFGIFKVKDGQGFEEIKLKNAKAGTYKKFVIKNNRLVGVVLAGKVANGGIFLRLIKDGIDIVPFRDRLTEESFGYPDIIEHIKGKDKENMYV
- a CDS encoding 4Fe-4S dicluster domain-containing protein, encoding MKTLYYGVKKCLGCKSCEIACAVAHSASGDLFKAIKEEMPSLPRKKVLCSRGKNYPVSCRHCKDAKCVDACMASALIFDKTKGMVLHDEKRCVGCWMCVMVCPYGAVRPNLKKKMPVRCDKCADKDEPACVKACPTGAVIWQEEVFK
- the cooS gene encoding anaerobic carbon-monoxide dehydrogenase catalytic subunit — encoded protein: MSDVKKKSIDLATQEMLEKARCESIETVWDRLGEQQPQCGFGQLGACCTVCNMGPCRIDPFGEGANTGVCGANADTIAARNLVRKIAVGASAHSDHGRDVAHMLSLISDVRMHEHGHGKDSHTHNYEILDVDKFKKLAEEFGIDSSKPISDITRELSKKLLEEFGKQDGELVFCKRAPKKRQKIWKDLGITPRGIDREVVELLHTTTMGVDNDYKNMIKNGMRCALSDGWGGSMIATEVQDAILGSPMPVRGKVNLGVLREGFVNIVVHGHEPVLSDMAVKACKDPELVKLAKVKGAEGINLAGICCSANEVLMRNGIPVAGNFLQQELAIITGAVEVMMVDVQCIMPALHEVASCFHTKLITTSTKARFPGVQHIEFTPDNAYDVAKQIVRIGVENFSNRNKGRVNIPKHEMDLVAGFTKEIVFQILGGKYRSTYKPLNEAIISGRLRGLAGVVGCNNPKQTHDYYHTTLVKELIKNDVLVLQTGCAAIACAKQGLLVPEAAKTYAGKGLQEICEAVGIPPVLHMGACVDNSRILTAASHIIEEGGLGQDLSDIPAAGCAPEWMSEKAITIGFYFVASGVYTVFGSLPFATLGSANLTEYLTKGIESAVGGRFEFCDDPIKMADLMIAHIDKKRKALNLKPWMYQK
- a CDS encoding methylenetetrahydrofolate reductase, with the translated sequence MTFCDKIKAGKFLVTSEIGPPKGTDIKEMLEDADLIKGKVDAINVTDLQSSVLRVGSLAVCHLLKDRGIEPILQMTCRDRNRLALQSDLLSAAILGIENVLALTGDYPTLGDHPEAKPVFDLGSIELLDAIKLLQEGKDMKGNALKGAPKFCVGAVVNPGADPLEPEIIKMEKKIESGALFFQTQAIYDMELFKRFLDATRHLKTKILGGIVLLKSAGMARYMNKNVAGVFVPDNLIKEMEETKDKSAKSIEIAARLIRELKPLCQGIHIMPIGWDKKVPLVLETAGL
- a CDS encoding bifunctional 5,10-methylenetetrahydrofolate dehydrogenase/5,10-methenyltetrahydrofolate cyclohydrolase; the protein is MSAALLEGKVIAEGLRTSIKSDVEALKAKSGKTPKLVALQMGDNASSAVYVKAQKKAAENLGIEYELKVLPATITQAEAEDIVKELNSNSAVSAIILQLPVPKGIDAKRIVNLISPAKDAEGMHPENLGKILLGQYRIGPCTAMAVMELLESSKVNLYGKEAVIVGHSEIVGKPLAMMLLNKFATTTVCHIATGERGVLADHVKRAEVLVVAVGRAGIIKGDWIKEGAIVVDVGINRVADKIVGDVEFEAASAKASFITPVPGGVGPITTTILMRNTVELFKNSFMF
- a CDS encoding cyclodeaminase/cyclohydrolase family protein → MYIKGSVEAYLSDLAARKPAPGGGSAAALTAAAGVALMSMVANYTIGNPKYKSGEENAKKILNRTLEARKELEALIDMDVEAYSKLSKIMKETKDASKLEMAYKEAIKPPCDICRISAECLKLCDGLIECGNKNLITDTAIAVIFLEGAFFAAKYNVYINMRYIKDMDFIGSIHNILQPMEEQLPKLKEEFLEKCEEVIR